The following coding sequences lie in one Arachis ipaensis cultivar K30076 chromosome B03, Araip1.1, whole genome shotgun sequence genomic window:
- the LOC107632986 gene encoding uncharacterized protein LOC107632986 produces MEIRPNNDRSWFLTAVYASPQEQNRRSLWKELNEIGINLKGELLLVGDFNEIANPNKKKGGARTDINACRSFANWRVRFDEAKLEALTRTHSDHHPILMTLNPLQNQRMDRPFRYEAMWSLHPDFGNCIAQNWKDQMDLKQSLEDLTIVLKGWNKKTFGNINKRKKEIMRRLGRIQ; encoded by the exons ATGGAGATCAGACCTAATAATGATAGAAGCTGGTTTCTTACTGCTGTTTATGCAAGTCCCCAAGAGCAAAATAGGAGAAGCTTATGGAAGGAGCTAAATGAAATAGGCATAAACCTGAAGGGGGAGTTGCTTCTGGTAGGTGACTTCAATGAAATAGCTAACCCTAATAAGAAGAAAGGAGGAGCTAGGACTGATATAAATGCTTGTAGAAGTTTTGCTA ATTGGAGGGTAAGGTTCGATGAGGCTAAGCTTGAAGCTCTAACCAGAACGCATTCGGATCACCACCCAATTCTTATGACATTAAATCCTCTCCAGAACCAGCGCATGGATCGACCATTCAGATATGAAGCTATGTGGAGCCTTCATCCTGATTTTGGTAATTGTATTGCTCAGAATTGGAAGGATCAGATGGACTTAAAGCAATCTCTTGAAGATCTAACCATTGTTTTGAAAGGGTGGAACAAGAAAACTTTTGGGAACATTAATAAGAGGAAAAAGGAGATTATGAGAAGACTGGGCAGAATACAATGA
- the LOC107632985 gene encoding uncharacterized protein LOC107632985 — translation MELCGSGTSEDGVRAKVEELGERVCQYGLYVYTGECLPVYYLSLYKIPKAVANKLIALQRSFLWCKDDGTHGIPLVKWEVVQAPKKIGGLGVGDATLPVKGGPWKDICQLNIAEQQVKEKLISGLAMEVGNRRRMRFWEDNWVQGGPLKASFPRLFSISNQQGSMIGDYGFWDGVEWIWNFSWRRELFQCEMELVHQLHERLRPVALSAGREDNIVLQAETFSEEITSYSFTRSIWGGVVPSRIELFGWFVLIGKVWDAWLRHFDRPWAVPGTMKGLFESWLGIQNRKKEEWLLLVSFFAVIWNIWIERNDRIFNNREAGVEHIQERTFLIYKECLKQHNGDLKAGAKASRAGRPWICTCLICGFADRGEGIHMTFRVLLFMIRNVN, via the exons ATGGAGCTTTGTGGATCTGGTACTTCAGAAGATGGGGTTCGGGCAAAGGTGGAGGAATTGGGTGAAAGAGTGTGTCAGTACGGCCTCTATGTCTATACTGGTGAATG CCTGCCGGTTTATTACCTCAGTCTGTACAAGATACCAAAGGCGGTTGCTAACAAGCTCATTGCGCTTCAGAGAAGCTTTTTGTGGTGTAAGGATGATGGTACTCATGGTATACCCCTAGTGAAGTGGGAGGTGGTCCAGGCCCCAAAAAAGATTGGAGGATTGGGGGTGGGAGATGCA ACTCTTCCAGTGAAGGGAGGCCCATGGAAAGACATATGTCAGTTAAATATAGCAGAACAACAGGTAAAAGAAAAACTTATTAGTGGTCTGGCGATGGAAGTAGGGAACAGAAGACGGATGCGGTTTTGGGAAGATAATTGGGTGCAAGGTGGTCCTCTTAAAGCAAGTTTTCCAAGGCTCTTCTCTATTTCAAACCAACAAGGATCAATGATAGGGGACTATGGGTTCTGGGATGGAgtagagtggatttggaacttcTCTTGGAGGAGAGAGTTGTTCCAATGCGAGATGGAGTTAGTTCATCAGCTTCATGAGAGGTTAAGGCCAGTGGCACTATCAGCTGGCAGAGAGGATAATATT GTGTTGCAAGCGGAGACTTTCTCGGAAGAGATTACGAGCTACAGTTTCACTAGATCAATTTGGGGAGGAGTGGTACCTTCGAGGATTGAGCTTTTTGGCTGGTTCGTTCTGATTGGCAAG GTATGGGATGCTTGGCTCAGACACTTTGATAGACCGTGGGCGGTACCAGGAACCATGAAAGGACTTTTTGAGAGTTGGCTTGGCATACAGAACAGAAAGAAGGAGGAGTGGCTGTTATTAGTTAGTttctttgcagtgatttggaaTATTTGGATAGAGAGAAATGATAGAATCTTCAATAACAGAGAAGCAGGTGTTGAGCACATTCAAGAAAGGACGTTTTTGATCTACAAGGAGTG TTTGAAGCAGCATAACGGTGACCTTAAGGCTGGTGCAAAAGCATCCCGTGCTGGAAGGCCATGGATTTGTACATGTCTCATTTGTGGTTTTGCAGACCGGGGTGAAGGTATACATATGACTTTTCGTGTGCTTTTGTTTATGATACGGAACGTAAACTAG
- the LOC110270122 gene encoding beta-adaptin-like protein C isoform X1, which translates to MLIVQLYYQLLSIDVVRNLCKKMAPPLVILLYAEPEIQYVALRNINLMVQRRPPILAHEIKKGCSRNWSLCNQIRDDSGTEGPQQMIQAAKDVVLAEKPVITDDSNQLDSSLLDELLVNIITLSSVYHKPPDAFVTRAHTSAQKAEDEEYPAGSETAYSESSSANPANGAISTSASVAPPSPPPAVPMPDLLGDLMSLVPTDEPATPAG; encoded by the exons ATGCTAATTGTGCAGTTGTACTATCAGTTGTTAAG CATTGATGTGGTTCGAAATCTCTGTAAAAAGATGGCTCCTCCTCTTGTGATATTACTCTATGCAGAACCCGAAATACAATATGTAGCCCTGCGGAATATCAATCTTATGGTACAAAGAAGACCACCAATTCTTGCCCATGAAATTAAG AAAGGCTGTTCGCGCAATTGGTCGTTGTGCAATCAAATTAGAGATGATTCAGGTACTGAGGGCCCACAACAGATGAT TCAGGCAGCTAAGGATGTTGTGTTAGCTGAGAAACCTGTGATAACTGATGACTCAAACCAACTTGATTCGTCTCTACTTGATGAGCTCCTTGTCAACATTATTACATTATCTTCAGTTTATCACAAGCCTCCAGATGCATTTGTAACCCGTGCACACACCTCAGCCCAGAAAGCTGAAGATGAAGAGTATCCTGCGGGAAGTGAAACAGCATATTCTGAGTCATCTTCTGCAAATCCTGCCAATGGTGCTATTTCAACCTCGGCATCCGTTGCACCGCCATCACCTCCACCTGCCGTGCCTATGCCGGATTTACTTGGTGATTTGATGAGTCTTGTTCCTACTGATGAACCAGCTACTCCTGCTGGGTGA
- the LOC110270122 gene encoding beta-adaptin-like protein C isoform X2 produces the protein MLIVQLYYQLLSIDVVRNLCKKMAPPLVILLYAEPEIQYVALRNINLMVQRRPPILAHEIKKGCSRNWSLCNQIRDDSGTEGPQQMIQAAKDVVLAEKPVITDDSNQLDSSLLDELLVNIITLSSVYHKPPDAFVTRAHTSAQKAEDEEYPAGSETAYSESSSANPANGAISTSASVAPPSPPPAVPMPDLLGDLMSLVPTDEPATPAG, from the exons ATGCTAATTGTGCAGTTGTACTATCAGTTGTTAAG CATTGATGTGGTTCGAAATCTCTGTAAAAAGATGGCTCCTCCTCTTGTGATATTACTCTATGCAGAACCCGAAATACAATATGTAGCCCTGCGGAATATCAATCTTATGGTACAAAGAAGACCACCAATTCTTGCCCATGAAATTAAG AAAGGCTGTTCGCGCAATTGGTCGTTGTGCAATCAAATTAGAGATGATTCAGGTACTGAGGGCCCACAACAGATGATTCAG GCAGCTAAGGATGTTGTGTTAGCTGAGAAACCTGTGATAACTGATGACTCAAACCAACTTGATTCGTCTCTACTTGATGAGCTCCTTGTCAACATTATTACATTATCTTCAGTTTATCACAAGCCTCCAGATGCATTTGTAACCCGTGCACACACCTCAGCCCAGAAAGCTGAAGATGAAGAGTATCCTGCGGGAAGTGAAACAGCATATTCTGAGTCATCTTCTGCAAATCCTGCCAATGGTGCTATTTCAACCTCGGCATCCGTTGCACCGCCATCACCTCCACCTGCCGTGCCTATGCCGGATTTACTTGGTGATTTGATGAGTCTTGTTCCTACTGATGAACCAGCTACTCCTGCTGGGTGA